Proteins encoded by one window of Erwinia pyrifoliae DSM 12163:
- the potI gene encoding putrescine ABC transporter permease PotI codes for MNSLPVIRSKWRTAILAVSFFFLYAPMLLLVVYSFNSSPLAGWESLSLRWYRVLFHDDAMISAVTLSLSIAAMSATAAAILGTIAAVVIVRFGRFKTSTGFAFMLTAPLVMPDVITGLSLLLLFVAMANTFGWPADRGMLTIWLSHVTFCTAYVAVVINSRLRELDRSIEEAAMDLGATPLKVFFVVTVPMIAPAVVTGWLLAFTLSLDDLVISSFVTGPGATTLPMQIFASVRRGVNPEINALASLILLAVGMVGFVAWRLMAREEQRRLKDLHKARGGQ; via the coding sequence GTGAACAGTTTGCCTGTTATTCGCTCGAAATGGCGTACGGCGATCCTCGCCGTCAGTTTTTTCTTTCTGTACGCGCCGATGCTGCTGCTGGTGGTTTATTCATTCAACTCGTCGCCGCTCGCCGGGTGGGAGAGCCTTTCGCTGCGCTGGTACAGGGTATTGTTCCACGATGATGCCATGATTAGCGCGGTGACGCTCAGCCTGTCAATTGCCGCCATGTCGGCGACGGCGGCAGCGATCCTCGGCACTATCGCGGCGGTGGTCATCGTGCGTTTTGGCCGCTTTAAGACATCGACCGGCTTTGCCTTTATGCTGACTGCTCCGCTGGTGATGCCGGATGTGATCACCGGGCTGTCGCTACTGCTGCTGTTTGTGGCGATGGCAAATACCTTCGGCTGGCCCGCCGATCGCGGGATGCTGACTATCTGGCTTTCGCATGTGACTTTCTGCACTGCCTATGTGGCCGTAGTGATCAATTCCCGGCTGCGTGAGCTGGACAGATCGATTGAAGAGGCGGCGATGGATCTCGGCGCCACGCCGCTGAAAGTATTCTTTGTGGTCACCGTACCGATGATAGCTCCGGCCGTTGTGACCGGCTGGCTGCTGGCATTCACGCTGTCGCTTGACGATCTGGTCATATCCAGCTTTGTCACCGGGCCGGGAGCCACCACGCTGCCGATGCAGATATTTGCCAGCGTGCGCCGTGGGGTTAACCCGGAAATTAACGCCCTGGCGTCGTTGATCCTGTTGGCGGTGGGGATGGTCGGATTTGTGGCCTGGCGGCTGATGGCGCGTGAAGAACAGCGGCGGCTGAAGGATTTGCACAAGGCCCGTGGTGGTCAATGA
- the potG gene encoding putrescine ABC transporter ATP-binding subunit PotG, translating into MNDAIPRPQSKAGKVLTPLLEICNLTKSFEGQHAVDDVNLTIYKGEIFALLGPSGCGKSTLLRMLAGFETPTQGQIVLDGTDLAHVPPYQRPINMMFQSYALFPHMTVEQNIAFGLKQDRLAKGEITARVAEMLALVHMQEFAKRKPHQLSGGQRQRVALARSLAKRPKLLLLDEPMGALDKKLRDRMQHEVVDILERVGATCVMVTHDQEEAMTMAGRIAIMNRGKFVQIGEPEEIYEHPATRFSAEFIGSVNLFEGMLRERRPDNLLIDSPGLAHPLKVTSDASVVDGVPVAVALRPEKVMLCAQPPADGCNYAIGEVVHIAYLGDLSIYHVRLGKGQMISAQLQNAHRFRQGAPTWGDEVHLCWDQDSCVILAW; encoded by the coding sequence GTGAATGATGCAATCCCCCGTCCTCAAAGCAAAGCTGGCAAGGTGCTGACGCCGCTGCTGGAGATCTGTAATCTGACCAAATCCTTTGAAGGTCAGCACGCGGTAGATGATGTGAACCTCACCATCTACAAAGGCGAGATTTTTGCCCTGCTGGGGCCTTCAGGCTGCGGTAAGTCAACGCTGTTGCGCATGCTGGCGGGATTTGAAACGCCCACTCAGGGACAAATCGTATTGGACGGCACGGATCTCGCCCATGTGCCGCCCTATCAGCGCCCGATAAATATGATGTTTCAATCGTACGCGCTTTTCCCGCACATGACGGTGGAGCAAAATATCGCCTTTGGTCTGAAGCAGGATCGTCTGGCAAAAGGGGAAATCACCGCGCGCGTCGCCGAGATGCTGGCGCTGGTGCATATGCAGGAATTCGCCAAACGTAAGCCCCACCAGCTTTCCGGTGGTCAGCGTCAGCGTGTGGCGCTGGCGCGCAGCCTGGCAAAGCGGCCAAAGCTGCTGCTGCTGGATGAACCGATGGGCGCGCTGGACAAGAAACTGCGCGACCGGATGCAGCATGAAGTGGTGGATATCCTTGAGCGTGTGGGAGCGACCTGTGTGATGGTGACCCATGACCAGGAAGAAGCGATGACCATGGCCGGGCGTATTGCGATTATGAACCGGGGGAAATTCGTCCAGATCGGCGAACCTGAAGAAATTTACGAGCATCCGGCCACGCGCTTCAGCGCCGAATTTATCGGCTCGGTAAACCTGTTTGAGGGAATGCTGCGCGAACGTCGGCCTGATAACCTGCTGATTGACAGCCCCGGGCTTGCCCATCCGCTAAAAGTCACCTCTGATGCGTCAGTGGTCGATGGCGTGCCGGTGGCCGTGGCGCTGCGACCGGAAAAAGTGATGCTGTGCGCACAGCCACCTGCTGATGGCTGCAATTATGCCATCGGCGAAGTGGTGCATATTGCCTATCTCGGTGACCTGTCCATCTATCATGTGCGCCTGGGTAAAGGTCAGATGATTAGCGCCCAGCTGCAAAACGCGCACCGCTTCCGTCAGGGGGCGCCCACCTGGGGTGATGAAGTGCATCTGTGTTGGGATCAAGACAGCTGCGTGATCCTGGCATGGTAG
- the potH gene encoding putrescine ABC transporter permease PotH — MSQFSERHTPNPRARQTGIKGLLTHIQMAHGRKWVIALPYLWLSLLFLLPFLMVLKISFADVARAIPPYSELLSWADGKLSMVLNVGNYLTLTDDPLYIDAYLHSLQVAAISTAICLLIGYPLAWAVAHAPASTRHILLLLVILPSWTSFLVRVYAWMGILNDNGVLNRFLLWSGITDHPLAILYTNLAVYIGIVYCYLPFMVLPIYTALTRIDYSLVEAALDLGARPLKTFFSVIVPLTKGGIIAGSMLVFIPAVGEYVIPELLGGPDSIMIGRVLWQEFFNNRDWPVASALAVIILLILILPIIWFHKHQNKEIGGKG; from the coding sequence ATGAGTCAATTTTCTGAACGTCACACACCGAATCCGCGCGCCCGGCAAACCGGCATAAAAGGGCTGCTGACTCATATACAGATGGCGCACGGGCGTAAGTGGGTGATTGCGCTGCCGTACCTCTGGCTTTCGCTGCTGTTTCTGCTGCCGTTCCTGATGGTGCTTAAAATCAGCTTTGCCGACGTGGCGCGTGCCATCCCGCCCTATAGCGAACTGCTCAGCTGGGCAGACGGGAAGCTAAGTATGGTGCTGAACGTGGGTAACTACTTAACGTTGACCGATGACCCGCTGTATATCGATGCTTATCTGCACTCTTTGCAGGTGGCGGCGATTTCGACGGCGATCTGTCTGCTGATTGGCTATCCGCTGGCATGGGCGGTAGCGCACGCCCCGGCCTCAACGCGTCATATCCTGCTGCTGTTGGTGATCTTGCCTTCGTGGACTTCATTTCTGGTACGAGTTTATGCGTGGATGGGCATCCTCAACGATAACGGTGTGTTAAACCGTTTTCTGCTGTGGAGCGGTATCACCGACCATCCGCTTGCTATCCTCTACACCAATCTGGCCGTGTATATCGGTATCGTTTACTGCTATTTGCCGTTTATGGTGCTGCCCATCTATACCGCGCTGACGCGTATTGATTACTCGCTGGTGGAGGCCGCGCTGGATCTTGGTGCGCGCCCGCTGAAGACCTTCTTTAGCGTGATTGTGCCGTTGACCAAAGGCGGGATTATCGCCGGTTCAATGCTGGTGTTTATCCCGGCGGTCGGGGAGTACGTGATCCCGGAACTGCTCGGTGGCCCGGACAGCATTATGATTGGGCGCGTGCTGTGGCAGGAGTTCTTTAACAACCGTGACTGGCCGGTAGCCTCTGCTCTGGCGGTGATTATCCTGCTGATCCTGATCCTGCCAATTATTTGGTTCCATAAGCATCAGAACAAAGAGATCGGGGGCAAGGGGTGA